One Acetobacter ghanensis DNA window includes the following coding sequences:
- a CDS encoding tetratricopeptide repeat protein: MIGRRTQKKRPAPPPLPDHVQAIYQKAANGHLLEQVLWGKILLNSVFVPSDPAQAFSWFSIAAQTGYGPALNMLGRCYHFGWGVEENLPEAADYYAKAAAAGDEWGRYNLAILHMRGLGMARNLAKAFQLFQIGAHNGHAKSMNIMARFYEEGWVVKKNQTTAFEWYRRSAEKGDYRGCHNYATILAERGQLPEALDWWQQALPDATSDILLAMQHTLSTFDHPRAHLLLLEIKERLQTIQNTETKKYDE, translated from the coding sequence ATGATAGGCAGAAGAACGCAAAAAAAACGTCCGGCCCCTCCCCCATTGCCGGACCATGTGCAGGCCATCTACCAGAAGGCGGCTAACGGCCACCTTCTGGAACAGGTTCTGTGGGGCAAAATCCTGCTTAACAGCGTTTTTGTACCTTCAGACCCGGCACAGGCTTTCTCGTGGTTTTCCATAGCCGCCCAAACGGGTTATGGACCAGCCCTCAATATGCTCGGACGTTGTTACCACTTTGGGTGGGGCGTTGAAGAAAACCTGCCTGAAGCGGCTGATTATTACGCAAAGGCCGCAGCCGCAGGAGATGAATGGGGCCGTTATAATCTGGCCATTCTGCATATGCGCGGGCTGGGTATGGCGCGTAATTTAGCAAAGGCGTTCCAGCTTTTTCAGATCGGCGCTCATAATGGACATGCCAAGTCCATGAACATTATGGCCCGCTTTTATGAAGAAGGTTGGGTGGTCAAAAAAAATCAGACCACGGCTTTTGAGTGGTATCGTCGCTCTGCGGAAAAAGGTGACTATCGTGGTTGCCATAACTACGCGACTATTCTGGCCGAGCGTGGGCAACTGCCAGAAGCTCTGGATTGGTGGCAGCAAGCCCTACCAGATGCAACGTCAGACATTCTGTTGGCCATGCAGCATACTTTATCTACTTTTGACCACCCTAGGGCTCATCTCCTTCTATTAGAGATAAAAGAGCGATTACAAACTATTCAGAACACCGAAACCAAAAAATACGACGAATAA
- a CDS encoding Fe2+-dependent dioxygenase: MLVHIPALLTPDELAYCRTTLINAQWGDGRETAGQQSAKVKNNLQLPRNSKPCLELGQIVLRALGRNAIFNSAVLPYRVSPPLFNRYENGMSFGAHVDNAIRGIWAGEVHTRIRTDVSSTLFFSDPDEYDGGELVIHSNGNEQAIKLPAGDMVLYSTTVLHNVTPVTRGSRLAAFFWSQSMIAEESRRQIMFDLDIQVTSLRDRLGDEDPAVLSLTNIYHNMMRQWCLL; the protein is encoded by the coding sequence ATGTTAGTACACATTCCCGCTTTACTCACGCCTGATGAACTAGCTTACTGCCGGACAACCCTCATCAATGCACAGTGGGGCGATGGGCGAGAAACAGCAGGGCAACAGTCCGCAAAAGTCAAAAATAACTTGCAGCTACCTAGAAATTCCAAACCCTGCCTTGAGTTGGGGCAGATCGTATTACGCGCACTCGGGCGCAATGCCATATTCAACAGTGCTGTGCTCCCTTACCGGGTTAGCCCTCCCCTGTTCAACCGATATGAAAACGGGATGAGTTTTGGTGCTCATGTTGACAACGCTATTCGCGGCATTTGGGCTGGAGAGGTTCATACACGTATTCGAACTGATGTTTCTTCCACACTCTTTTTCTCAGATCCGGATGAATACGATGGGGGCGAGCTGGTCATTCATTCCAATGGGAATGAGCAGGCCATTAAACTCCCTGCTGGTGACATGGTGTTGTATTCAACCACTGTGCTGCATAACGTTACACCAGTAACACGAGGAAGTCGGCTCGCAGCGTTCTTCTGGTCTCAGTCAATGATTGCGGAAGAAAGCAGAAGACAGATCATGTTTGATCTGGACATACAGGTCACATCTTTGCGCGATCGGCTGGGAGATGAGGACCCAGCGGTTCTCTCCTTGACCAACATTTATCATAATATGATGCGCCAATGGTGCCTTCTATAA
- a CDS encoding CDP-glycerol glycerophosphotransferase family protein has protein sequence MGHQDVLKEHTPDKSAQRTFKVVFLLIAQPHQTLHSLPIAFEMAARHPNVEVHVTCLTQRHLDYVRSLGRLYPSAKVVYELLPIPFWLKKLIEHHGPGPFEKLASLFFSRHYFDQFQAIVVPERTSLYLKRMGVTKPRYIWTRHGAGDRAIGFAKDIKRFDFVLLSGKKVEERLLERRLIKPGNYYMGSYAKFDIVERLQKQPRRLFDNDKPIVLYNPHFSRNLTSWYHFGEAILNYFANQDRYNLICAPHYRLFNSHQKKGKALIKRYAQHSNILIDIGSTSSIDMTYTMAADLYLGDVSSQVAEFLIRPRPCIFLNAHHAAWQNNKDYRFWTLGQVIDNPADLKTALPLAFARQSEFADQQRAYVAETFEHYDQGPTSPGAADAIVRFLQKSA, from the coding sequence ATGGGCCATCAGGACGTGCTGAAAGAACATACACCTGACAAGTCTGCGCAGCGCACGTTCAAGGTGGTCTTTCTCCTGATCGCCCAACCCCATCAGACGCTGCACTCCCTGCCCATCGCGTTTGAAATGGCCGCACGGCACCCCAACGTGGAAGTACACGTAACCTGCCTGACCCAGCGCCATCTTGACTATGTACGCTCACTTGGCAGGCTCTACCCCTCTGCCAAGGTTGTGTACGAACTGCTGCCCATTCCCTTCTGGCTGAAAAAACTGATCGAACACCACGGCCCCGGCCCGTTTGAAAAACTGGCCTCCCTGTTTTTCAGCCGCCATTACTTTGACCAGTTCCAGGCCATTGTCGTGCCTGAGCGCACGTCGCTTTACCTCAAGCGCATGGGCGTTACAAAACCGCGTTATATCTGGACAAGACATGGTGCAGGTGACCGGGCCATTGGGTTTGCCAAGGATATTAAACGGTTCGACTTTGTGCTATTATCTGGCAAAAAGGTTGAAGAAAGACTACTGGAACGTCGGCTTATAAAGCCCGGCAACTATTACATGGGCTCCTACGCCAAATTCGACATTGTCGAGCGCCTGCAAAAGCAGCCGCGCCGCCTGTTTGATAACGACAAGCCGATTGTACTGTATAACCCCCACTTCTCACGCAATCTCACATCGTGGTACCATTTTGGTGAGGCGATCCTGAACTACTTTGCCAATCAGGACCGCTATAACCTGATTTGCGCCCCTCATTACCGGCTGTTCAACAGCCACCAGAAAAAGGGCAAGGCGCTGATCAAACGCTATGCCCAGCATTCCAACATCCTGATCGACATCGGCAGCACCAGCAGCATAGACATGACCTACACCATGGCGGCCGACCTTTATCTGGGCGATGTCAGCAGTCAGGTTGCCGAATTCCTTATCCGCCCCCGGCCCTGCATTTTCCTGAATGCACACCATGCGGCATGGCAGAACAACAAGGATTACCGCTTCTGGACATTGGGACAGGTTATTGACAACCCGGCAGACCTGAAGACCGCCCTCCCCCTTGCCTTTGCCCGGCAAAGCGAATTTGCGGACCAGCAGCGCGCCTACGTGGCGGAAACTTTCGAACACTATGACCAAGGCCCCACCTCCCCCGGAGCAGCCGACGCCATAGTGCGCTTTTTGCAAAAATCTGCCTGA
- a CDS encoding glycosyltransferase has product MKIAYVINSVEGGGAASPVPAITKVMRDAGHHVEVFALTRRDGLAIEPMHNAGLTLHIRPGTRKDHGPALRWLNGQMRAYKPDVIWTSLSRATLLGQIVGQWRHIPVVSWQHSARLKPFNAYLLRRFKNKTALWVADSSCVAEQTRNTLGVTAKHLVEWPIFRADADFPTATPWQPGTTVRIGTLGRLHPVKGYDTLCAAIAKLQSHTDLPPFEVLIAGEGEERTKLEGLIAQNNLPVRILGHVKNPSEFLAHLHLYVQPSLWEGFCLAAHEAMLAALPVIASRAGEMPSTITPQTGRIVPPQDVDALASALHALLKHPEHLASMGQQARSNVLARFGAQHFDQTGRAILARVEQIVASRQ; this is encoded by the coding sequence ATGAAAATCGCATATGTCATAAACTCTGTCGAAGGCGGTGGCGCGGCCTCACCTGTTCCTGCCATAACAAAAGTTATGCGGGATGCGGGGCACCATGTGGAAGTGTTCGCCTTGACCCGCCGGGACGGTCTGGCCATTGAGCCAATGCATAATGCGGGCCTTACACTGCACATCCGCCCCGGCACGCGTAAAGACCACGGACCGGCACTCCGTTGGCTAAACGGGCAGATGCGCGCCTACAAACCTGACGTCATATGGACATCGCTCAGCCGCGCGACATTACTCGGCCAGATTGTGGGCCAGTGGCGGCATATTCCGGTTGTAAGCTGGCAACATTCCGCACGCCTCAAACCATTTAATGCCTATCTGCTCCGGCGCTTTAAAAACAAAACCGCACTCTGGGTTGCAGATTCATCCTGCGTGGCCGAACAGACCCGAAATACGCTGGGCGTTACAGCCAAGCACCTTGTGGAGTGGCCTATTTTCCGCGCGGATGCAGACTTCCCAACAGCTACACCGTGGCAACCGGGCACTACTGTGCGCATTGGCACGCTCGGGCGCCTCCACCCGGTCAAAGGTTACGATACTCTTTGCGCGGCCATTGCCAAGCTTCAGTCCCATACAGACCTCCCTCCATTTGAAGTGCTGATTGCGGGGGAAGGCGAAGAACGCACCAAACTGGAAGGGCTGATTGCCCAGAATAACCTGCCAGTACGTATTCTGGGCCATGTCAAAAATCCGTCTGAATTTCTGGCGCATCTGCATTTGTACGTGCAGCCATCTTTATGGGAAGGGTTCTGTCTGGCAGCGCACGAAGCCATGCTGGCGGCTCTGCCCGTTATTGCCTCCCGCGCGGGAGAAATGCCTTCCACCATTACACCACAGACCGGACGCATTGTTCCCCCGCAGGATGTGGACGCTCTAGCCAGTGCATTGCACGCCCTGCTCAAGCACCCTGAGCATCTGGCCAGCATGGGCCAGCAGGCCCGCAGCAACGTACTTGCCCGCTTTGGAGCGCAGCATTTTGACCAAACGGGGCGCGCCATCCTTGCACGTGTCGAACAGATTGTTGCAAGCAGGCAGTAA